TTTCGCGATGCGCGTCCAATCCCAAAACGCTATCAATTGATCCACGATTCGATGCCGAAAAAACGGGCGCGGAATCGATTCAATCCGGGAATCAGGTAATAGCAATAAAAGATTGGACGCTCTTGCGCACCGTCTCCACAATTCGAAGCATCGGAAGGCACATCAATAAAAAAGCCTTTAAAAATGATATTGGAGACAACAGCGTGAGCCTGCGCCCTACCTGCCATTTATCCGTTCCTCTTTGTCATACGGCCATGCCGCGCTCGATGGAGGACTCGCGATGAGCAACGCCGACGGCATCATCGCTTCCTCGACGGCGGAACCCATCGCGGAGAAGCGCACGAAACATCGCTGGGTCGTCATGGGCCTGATCTTCTGCATCTGGGCCATTGCATGCGCGGATCGCGCCAATTTCGGCATCGCGCTGCCGTATCTGAAGAAGGAATATCACATCACCAATACCGAGGCCGGGCTGATTGTGAGCCTGTTCTCGTTCGCTTACGGCTTCGTGCAGATTCCCGTCGGATTGCTCTTCAAGCGGCTCGGCGAGAAGACGACCGGCTTCCTGTTCGCGGTCTTCATGATCCTGACCTCGGTCTTCACGGGCTTAATGGGCACGACGTCATCGGTGTTTCTGCTGATGGCGTATCGCGTGGGACTCGGATTGTCGGAAGGACCGCTCGGAATCGGCTGCACGAACGTCATCAACCGCTGGTTCCCCGCGCAGGAGAAAGGCACGGCCACGGGGCTGTGGATCGCGGCGTCGAAGCTCGGACCGCTGATCGTGCCTTCGGTGTGTTTGATCGTGATTCACTTGTGGGGATGGCGCGAGATCTTCTACGTCTTCGCGGTGCCGGGCATTCTGCTTGCGGTCGTCTGGATGCTGGTCGTGACGAACTCGCCGGGTGAGAACCGCTTCTGCTCGCCGGCCGAACGCCGCTATATCGCCGATGAAACCACGGTTCGCAGCAGCGCCGGCCAAACGCTCGCCCGCGCACAGATGACGCCGATGCCCCGGCTCGACGCGATCAATCGCACGAAGCATGTGCCGCAGCTCGACACTATCCGTAAGGTTTTCGGCTCGTGGAATATCTTCGGCATTGCGCTCGGCTACGGCTGCATGATCGGCATCAGCAACATCTTCATCTCGTGGATTCCGACTTACCTCATCACGGTGAAGGGCTTCGCTTCGGTGAAGATGGGCTTTCTCGCATCGGCGCCTTTCATCGGCGCGGTTGCGGGCAACATGCTCGGCGGCATCATCTCGGATCGCCTGCTCGGCGGACGCCGTAAGCCGATGATGATGGTAGGCGCGCTCGGCACGATGATCATGACCTTCCTGCTGATCGATGCACCCGACAGCGTCGGCTTTCTCGGCGCCGCGCTGATCCTGGCGGGCCTCATGCTGGGCATCGGCTTCGCGGGCTACTCCGCCTATCCGATGGGACTCGCGACCAAGGCGACGTACCCGACTGCATTCGGCATCGTGAACTCGGTGGGACAGATCGGCGGCGCATGCGCACCGCTTGCAGTCGGCTTCCTGCTCGACAGCTACAGCTGGACCGCCGTGTTTCTCTACATGGTGGGCACCGCATTGCTGTGCTTCCTGCTGCTCGTGAGCGTGGTCGAGCCGGTGACCGGTGAGAATAATCGTTCGACGAAATAGGCGAAGCGAACCTGCGAGTCTTATCTTTGAAACGCGCCGCTGCATGCGGCGCGTTTTGCGTTCAGAGACCGTTCTCGACCATATCGAGCAAACGCCCGGCAAGCGCTTCGATTTGCTTGCGTCCCAATCCTTGTAGCGGACCTTCGATCACTAACAGCGCGAAGCCGTGGACCGCGCTCCATGCGAGATATTCGGCGTCGGGACGCCGCTTCACGGCGAGTGCGCCCGTTTCCGCCATGTCATCGAGCGCGCGGCTCAGCAACTGAAACGGATCGAGTCCGCCCGGACCCGCGCCGTACGATCCTTCGTGCTCGCCCCATTCCGCCTGCGGCGCGGCGAACGCGGTGCGAAAGAGCCCCGTTTCCGTCTGCGCAAAACATAGATAGCCGGTGCCGACGGCCCGGAGTCCGGCGCGCGCCGCATCGGCGCGGCGGCGCTTTCTGGGCAGCGCCGCGAGTTCTTCTTCCATCGCCTGCGCGACGCGCGACAGCGCCGCCGAACGCACCGCCGACAGCAACGCCTGACGACTCTCGAAGTGACGATACGCCGCGTTCGGCACCACGCCCGCGCGGCGCGTCGCCTCGCGCAGCACGATTGCATCCGGGCCGCCTTCGCGCGCCAGTTCGATGCCCGCATCGATCAGCGCACGGCGCAGATCGCCGTGCCGATAAGTACTGCGCGGCTTGCCATTTGTCATATTCGATTCGGCGGGGCTTGCCATATGTGGACACTGTCCATTATCTCTGCTACTTTTGTGGACGGTGTACACAAGCCGAAAAAATAGTTCTGCATCGACGCCTGCCGTTGCTTTGTCACGACGCAGCGGCATCGTATAGAAGTGCGTGCTGTGCGCCGCCAACCGAAGGAGGCAGACATGTCCGAGCCGAACGATCGTACGCAAGCCAATGCGGATATCGCGCGCATCCGCGAGTTGATCGAAGCGTGGCGGCAGGCCGTACTCGCGAAAGACGTCGATGCCCTCCTCAAGCATTACGCGCCGGACGTAGTCGTGTTCGACGTCGTGCCGCCTGCATCGGTCGCGGGCCTCGCGCACTATCGCGAGAACTGGCAACGCTGGTTCGACAGCATGAAGGGCCCGCTCACGTTCGAGATGCGGGAAGTGGAAGTCGCCGCGAGCGGCGATCTGGCGTATGCGCACTCCGTCAACCACGTCGCCGTGGGCGAACAGGAGGACATCGTGCGTGCCACCGTGTGTTTCAGGAAGATCGACGGCGACTGGCGTGTCGTGCACGAACACGCATCGGTGCCGCTCATGATGGATATGGACCCCGACGAAACGTCATAACGCAAGGAGCAAACATGCAAGTGCAACCCTATCTGTTCTTCGAAGGCCGCTGTGAAGAAGCGATCACGTTCTACCGCGAGAATCTCGGCGCACAAGTCGTCATGATGATGCGCTTCAAGGACAACCCGGACGCCGGCAAGCAAGGCGGCAGCGAAGCCGCAAGCGGCTGCAGCCTGCCCGCCGGATCGGAAGAGAAGATCATGCATGTGGCCTTCACCGTGGGCGAATCCATGCTGATGGGCTCGGACGGCATGTGCAGCGGCAAGCCGGAATTCAAGGGTGTGTCGCTCTCGCTCACGGCCAGCGACGAACAGCAGGCGGAGAAGTACTTCGGCGCGCTTTCGAACGGCGGCCAGGTGCAGATGCCAATGACGCAAACATTCTTCGCCAAGCGCTTCGGCATGGTCACGGACAAGTTCGGCGTGACGTGGATGGTGCTCGGCGGCGCCCAGCACACGCCTGCCTGAGCGCGCGCTGAATCGTCCGGGTGGAACGCCGCTTGCGCGCCTTTCATCGCATCATTTCGAAAGGAGAAGCGACATGAGCAACTACGCCGGACGTTCGCAGGAAGAGCGCATCGCGCAGCGCAAGGGCAAGCAGCAGACGTCGCAGGAACAGCCGGGCGGGCCCATGGCCCAGCCCGGCACGGAGCCGGACAAGGAGCACAGCAGCGGCGAGCTGTCCGAGGAAGGCAAGCGTGTGTGGCGCACGGGGTCGGGCATCGACGGGGGCGGCAAGACCTGACACCGAAAAACCCGACACTCATAGCGGGCTTCGGAAACATGAAACAATGGCGCGGTGCGAATTACACTGATCGCACTTGACTGACAGGAGCTTTCAATGAGCGCCCCGCGCAAAAACCATCTTTCAGGCTCGGACATTCCCGCTGATCAAGCCGATCGTCCGTCCCGCGAGGAAGCCGAAGCCGCCGTGCGTGTTCTGTTGCGCTGGGCCGGGGACGATCCGAATCGCGAAGGCCTGCTCGACACGCCCGCCCGCGTCGTGCGCGCGTATGAAGAATTCTTCGCGGGCTACGAACAGAATCCGCACGATATCCTCGCCCGCACGTTCTCCGAAGTGCAAGGCTACGACGAAATGATCGTCCTGAAGGACATTCGCTTCGAAAGCTATTGCGAGCATCACATGGTGCCGATCATTGGCCGCGCGCATGTCGCGTATCTGCCGAACAAGCGCGTCGTCGGCATTTCGAAGCTCGCGCGTCTCGTCGATGCCTTCGCCAAGCGCCTGCAGATTCAGGAGAAAATGACGGCGCAGATCGCGGACACGCTGAACGAAGTGTTGCAGCCGATTGGCGTCGGCGTGATTCTCGAAGCCGCGCATCAATGCATGTCAACGCGCGGCGTGCACAAGGCGGGCGTCGCAATGGTCACGTCGCGCATGCTGGGCTCGTTCCGCGACGATCCATCGACGCGTCGCGAGTTTCTTTCCATCGTCGGCAATTCGAACGCGTTCAGCGTGGCGAATACTTAAAGAACGCGCGCGGTAGAAAGCTCGTCACGCGCCGAAGCCGTTGCCCGGCGCATCCGCGCCGCTGCCCTCGCGCACCTTGCCCTGCGACACATTGCTGCCCGGCGGTACGCTGTGCGTGAGCCACACATTGCCGCCGATCACCGAGCCTTGACCAATGGTCACGCGGCCGAGAATCGTCGCGCCTGCGTAGATCACGACGTCGTCCTCCACGATCGGATGCCGCGCGTTGCCCTTCACCAGCGCGCCGTCGCTCGTCGAAGGAAAGCTCTTCGCGCCGAGCGTCACGGCCTGATAAACGCGCACATGTTGTCCGATGATCGCCGTCTCGCCGATCACCACGCCCGTGCCGTGATCGATGAAAAAACTCGGCCCGATGGTCGCGCCCGGATGAATATCGATGCCCGTCAGCGAATGCGCAATCTCGTTGATGAAGCGCGCGAGCAGCGGCACGCCGAGCTTGTGCAACGCATGCGCGAGCCGATGATGCGTCATCGCCCAGATGCCCGGATAGCACAGCAGGATTTCGGTGATGTGCTGCGCGGCCGGGTCGCCGCTGAACGCGGCCTGAATATCGCTCACCAACAGCGCGCGGATCGCCGGCAGTTGCGCGCCGAACTCGCGCGCGATCGCGAAGGCGCGCGCGCTGACATCGGCTTCGCTCGTGTCGCGATGCTCGGGCAGAAAGCGAAGCGCACGGCGAACCTGCTCGTGCAGCAAGCGCAAGGTGCTCTCGAGCGTCTGGCCGACGTAATAGTCGACGCTTTCGTCGGTCAGATCGGGCGCGCCGTAATGCGTCGGGAAAAGCGCGGAACGCAGGCCGTTGACGATCTTCAGGATCGCGTCGCGCGACGGCAGCTCTCGTATGCCGAGCGGATGCCGCGTGCGATGCAGTTCCTCGCGCGACTGACGCAAGTCCGCGACGATGCGCGCCAGCCCCCATTCCTGCGGGGCGCGTGTGATGTCGTGAGTGGGTTCGAGCGGCGACGTGGCGCCAAACTCAGGCGTGTTCTGCATGGCGAGAATGATTCGGAATAAGCGGCCGCCGTGCGCGCACGGCGGATGAATCATCAAGCGTAACCGGTTTTTCGCGGACTTGCCGCGCGCCTTGCCGTTCAATGCGCCCGCGCCCGCGTGTTACCCGAACGTCGTCATACCGTTACGTTACTTGCGTCGATCCAGCGCACGGCCCAGTCGCGCGCATGCGCAATGGCCTCTCCCTCTTCGCGGAATCGCAATTCCGACGGGAAGAAGCGGTTCGCAACGAGTTCGCCGTCGCTCGATCGCGAGATCACCACATACGGTTGGTAGCTGCCATCTCCGGCCCGGGCGGGCGCGCAGTTTAGAAGATAGCCTCGATGTGAAAAGGCTGCATCGTGTTGCATGAGTCACCCGTGTGAAAGTGCCCTGCTCGTTCGAATGGCATTGCTCTTGTTCGACGACTCTCGAAACGCGCTCTCCTGATTGCACGCGCGTCGCGTGTTGCGCTTTGTCGCCGACAGGTTCCAAATAATACTTGCAGGAAATAGGCTTGGGGTCGAAAAAAAAGCCCGAAATTTTCGCGCATCGATGAAGGCGCGCTGTAGCAAGGGCTGCAGTTCCGTCGCCAAATAACCGGAACGACTCTTGCGTGAGAGATTGGTCAGTTCAGGTCAACCGGAGCAATCGATGAACAACGCCGAAGGCAACGAGTCGCAAGACAAGCAAAAGGATCGCGCCGCCGATAGTCCCGTAAAGACGCCGGCCGCCGAAACCGCGCACATCAACATGAGCGATGCCGCCAAGGCAGCCGCGGGCGGCGAGGCGCATGCGGGCGGAAACGTCTTGAGCGAGACCACGAAGGACGGCATGCATGTCGGTCCGCAAGGCCGCTACGAGAGGCCGCCGCGCGGCGTGGACGTCGCCAACGACGATGGCCCGGACGACACCGTCGATGCCGACGCGAAGAACATTCACGCACGACGTGAAGCCGAAATGCGCGCGCACGATCCAGACTCCGTGATCAATTCGAATGCAACGAGCGTGAACAACGTGCCCGAGCCCGGCGACGGCCTCGGCGGCTTCGACAGCCGGCCTGCGCGCAACGGCTTGCTGCTGGCGCTGGAGCGCGGTTTTCGCATGATCGACCGGGGCATGGTCGCGCCTACGGTGCCCGAAGTGGAAGACAAAGTGCGCTTCGAAGGTCGCGATCCGCACGGGCACACTTTGCGCGGGCGCAAGCACTTCGCGCTGAATCATCTGCGTCCGTCGCGGCTTTTCGAACTCGAACGCAAATGACATGCAAAGAGCCGCGTATCGAGCGCGGCTCTTTATTGATGCAGCTAGACTGACCTGCCTACTTCTCTTCCTGCTTTGCCTTCTCGTCAGGCTCGATGCGCGTCACGCCACCCGTCGCGGGCGGGTCGCTTGCGGGAAACGTATCTTCGACCGCCTTATCGACATCTTCTTCATCTCGTTCGGAATGCGGGCGCTGTTCCTTGGTGCTGCTCATTACGTGCTCCTTTCGTCGTTTGAGATTCGGTCACCCGCTAGTCAGGCAGCAACGCGTGTTCCAGCGCACGGCAAGGGCAGGCACGTTAAATGCGCTGTGGCTCGTCGACTGACGCGCCGCATCAAGAAAAATTCGCGGCCGTACAAGATCACAAGGATCACGACGAGATCACGACGAAGGGGAAAGGCCAGATGACCACGATTCATGCATACGACACCTATTCGAGCGACGACGAGGAACTGAAGGAATTTCACGCTGCGCAGCCATCGGTTGCGCCGGAACAGCGCTTCACCTCCGCTCTCGCCTGTCTCGGCGCCGCCTACGCGCTGTCGTGGGCCGAGTTCGCATTGATGCTCGCGGTCGGACTTCCCGGCGATGCGTCGAGTCATCCGGTTGCCGCGTTGATCGTCTCTCGCGTGCTCATCGGGCTGCTCTACGTATGCGTGGCATCGCGTCTGCAATGGGCGCGCTGGCTGACCGTGGCGCTCGGCTTCGTGTCGGTGGCGCTCGTCGCGCCGACCATCGCGATGCAATGGCATGCGTTTCCCGCAGGGGCGCTGGTATGCGGCGCCGCGCTCGTCTGCAAGCTGGCGGCGGCGCTCTACTTGCTCTCGCCGATGCCCGGCCGCCTCGCAGCCCGCTGAGCATTCGAAACCGGCGGTTTGCAATCCTTGAAGCGGGCGCGGCTTTCTTTCGCGCCCGCAGGCTCGCACAATGCAAGGCCGTTCCTCAACCCAACGCTTGCGAGCCCATCATGAAAATCGCTGTCATCGGTGCGACCGGCACGGTCGGCCAGGCGGTCTGCGCCGAACTGAAACTCCGTCATGAAGTCATCGAGATCGGCGCGACGCGTGGCGCGCATCGCGTCGATTTGCGCGATCTCGGCAGCATCAAAAAGCTTTTCGACGAAATCGGCCGGGTCGATGCGATCGTCGCGACGGCGGGGCACGTGCATTTCGGCGAACTCGTGAAGATGACGCCGGAGCAGTTCCGCATCGGCCTCGACGACAAGCTGATGGGCCAGGTCAATCTCGTCCTCACGGCGCGCGACTATCTGAACGACGGCGGCTCGTTCACGCTGACGAGCGGCATCGTCGGCGCGGCGCCGATCCGTCAGGGCGCGAGCGCGGCGGCGGTCAACGGCGCGATCGAAGGCTTCGTGCGCGGCGCCGCGATCGAGTTGCCGCGCGGCCTGCGCATCAACGTTATCAGCCCGACGATGCTCGAAGAAGCGCGCGAGAGCTTCGGCCCGTATTTTCGCGGTTTCGAAGCGGCGAGCGGCGCGCGCGTGGCGCTGGCGTATAGCCGCAGCGTCGAAGGCGCGGAGACCGGGCGCATCTACAACGTGCACTGACAGGCGCGAAGTGTGCATGGAGCACGGCGCATCGATCGCTTATTCTCGGCGCTTTATCACGGCCACGGAGCGGCACGATGCAATGGATCCGAGACGACTATCGGGTAAGCACGGAGATCGATGAATTCGATTTCGATGTCGTGCACCGTTACTTGAGCGAAGTGGCGTACTGGTCGCCGGGCGTCGCGCGCGAGAAGGTCGAGCGCGCCGCGCGCCATTCGCTCGCGTTCGGGCTCTTTCTGCGTGATAGACAAATCGGCTATGCGCGCATGATCACGGACAGCAGCACGTTCGGCTATCTCGCCGACGTCTTCGTGCTGCCCGAACATCAGGGCGCGGGCCTCGGCAAATGGATGATCGACTGCGTGATGGCGCATCCCGATCTGCAAGGGCTGCGCCGCATGATGCTCGTCACGTCCGACGCGCACGGCCTGTACGCGCGCCACGGCTTTGCAGCGAGCGCGCATCCCGAGCGCATCATGGAAAGGGTCGGCAAACCTTAGCCGAGGTCAGCCGCCTTCACCCGCCCCGCGCGCCTTGCGTGTTGACGTAGATCGCATACAGGCCGTGGCTCGCCGCCATGAACAGCCGGTTGCGATGCCGCCCGCCGAAGCACACGTTCGCGCAACGCTCCGGCAGGTCGATATGACCAATCGCTTCGCCTTGCGGCGTGAACACGCGCACGCCGTCGAGTTCGGCGTCGCCCATGCCCCAGCCGCACCACAGATTGCCGTGGATATCGATTCGAAAGCCGTCCGGCGTGCCCGGACCCGCATCGATCACGAGGCGCGGCTCGCCGAGCCTGCGGCCGCCGTCGAGCACATCGAACGCATAGATCTTGCGGGGCACCGAGCGCGACTCGACCACGTATAGGACCGCTTCATCCGGAGAAAACGCGAGACCGTTGGGACCGATGAAATCGTCGATCATCATGGTGATCTCGCCGCTCTGGCCATCGACGCGATACACGCACGGCTTTAGCTGCGCCTCGCGCTTTTCGCCTTCGTAGAAGCCGTCGATACCGAAGCTCGGGTCCGTGAACCAGATCGAGCCGTCGGATTTCACGACGACATCGTTCGGTGAATTGAGCGGCTTGCCGTTGTAGCTGTCGGCGAGCACGGTGATCGTGCCGTCGTACTCGGTGCGCGTCACGCGCCGCGTCAGATGCTCGCAGGTCACGAGCCGCCCTTCCCGGTCACGCGTGTTGCCGTTCGCGTTATTCGACGGCTTGCGAAATACGCCGACCTGGCCGCTTTCCTCATCCCAGCGCAGGATGCGATTGTTCGGAATGTCGCTCCACAGCAGATAGCGGCCGTCGCCGAACCAGACCGGTCCTTCGGACCAGCGCGCGCCCTGATACAAACACTCCACCGATGCCGCCGCGACACGCAGTGCGTTGAAGCGCGGGTCGAGCACGCGTACGGCGGGGTCGGGATAGCGGCGCGAGTCGCTCGTCATATTTTTTTGTCTCCGATGAGGTAAGCAGTGTTTGGCGTGCCGACGCGATTCAATGCACGCCGTCGAAAAATCGCGCCGCCACCCGAAGCGAAAAACGCTTGGGCAGTTGCGCGAGGAATAAAGCTATGTGCGGAACGAATAAACCCCGTTCATTCGTCCAGGGAACCGAGGCAAGCGACTCAGTTCGGTCCGAGCTGCCCGTCCCGCAGCCGCCACAGCAGCAACGGATTGTCGTCCGCGAGCGCCTCCGGCAGCAACGCCGCCGGCAAGTCCTGATAGCACACGGGGCGCAGGAAGCGCTCGATCGCCATCGCGCCGACCGAAGTCGAGCGGCTGTCGGACGTCGCCGGATAAGGCCCGCCGTGGACCATCGCATACGAGACTTCTACGCCGGTCGGAAAGCCGTTCGCCAGAATCCGCCCGACCTTGCGTTCGAGCACCGGCAGAAGCCGCCGCGCGAGTTCGACATCGTCCTGTTCCATCAGCAGCGTCGCGGTCAGTTGGCCTTCGAGACTACGCGCGACCGCGATCATCTCGTCCTCGTCGCGACACACGACGATCACCGACGTCGGCCCGAAAATCTCCTCCGCCAGTTGCGGCCGCGCGAGAAACTCCTCCGCGCTCACGCGATACAGCGCCGGCCGCGCGCCGCTCGCCGTCTCGCCCTTCGCGCCCGTCGCGATGCGCTTCGCGGCGCCATCGCGCTGCTTGATGCCGTCGGCGTAGGCGGAAGCGATGCCCGCCGTGAGCATCGTCTGCACGCCCTTCTTTTCGAGCGCGGCGGCGGCGTTGTCGATGAAATCGTCGAGATCGGAGTCTTCCAGACCGATCACGAGACCCGGATTCGTGCAGAACTGGCCGACGCCCAGCGTGACCGAATCGATATAGCCCGCCGCCAGCGTGTCGCCGCGCGCCGCGAGCGCGCCCGGCAGCACGAAGACCGGGTTGATGCTGCTCATCTCGGCGTACACGGGAATGGGCACTGGCCGCTTCGCCGCGATATCGACGAGCGCCAGCCCGCCGCGCCGCGAGCCGGTGAAGCCGATCGCCTGGACCGCGGGATGCGCGACCAGCGCCTCGCCGATCGCATTGCCCGCCCCGACGATCAGCGAGAACACGCCCTCGGGCAAGCCGCTGTCGGCGACGGCTTTCTGCACCGCGCGCCCGACCAGTTCCGACGTGCCGAGATGCGCCGGATGCGACTTCACGATGACCGGACAGCCCGCCGCGAACGCCGACGCGGTATCGCCGCCCGCGACCGAAAACGCCAGCGGAAAATTGCTCGCGCCGAACACGACGACCGGGCCGAGCGGAATCTTTTGCAGGCGCAGGTCGGCGCGCGGCAGCGGCTTGCGGTCCGGCTGCGCGGAATCGAGCGTCGCGCATAGCCAGCGGCCCTCGCGCACGAGCGACGCGAACAGCCGCAACTGCCCGACCGTGCGCGCGCGCTCGCCTTCGAGCCGCGCCTTCGGCAGCGCGGATTCGGCCATCGCGCGCTCGATCAGCGTGTCGCCCAGCGCGATGATGTTGTCCGCGATCGCTTCCAGAAACTGCGCGCGGGTTTCGAGCGGCGCGTGACGATAGTCGTCGAAGGCGGCGTCGGCGAGTTCGCACGCGCGCGCCACTTCCGCCGCGCCGCCGCCGCCGAACGCGGGCTCCAGATCGGCGTTGCGGGCGGGGTCGAACGCGCGGAGCGTGGCATCGGTGCCCCGCACGGCCGATGCGCCGATCAGCATTTCTCCGGTGATCTTCATGTCAGTTCCTCATCTCTGTTGGCGGTAGGCCGCGAGCGCCGCGTGGCCGCACGCTAATGCGAAGACTCGCGGCCCGCGCGAGTGTTCCGTGCGAGGCGCCGTCGAGGACGTTGAAGCAAATGCGATGCACGGTCCGGCATCGTGCGCAAACCGCCTGCCCGGCGACGCAAAAACTATAGGCGCGCGGGACCGCTTATCAAAGAAAGTGCGCTCGGGACCCGTCTTCAGGGCTTCGCGACGGGCGTCGCCGGCTTGCGAAACGTGATATGCGCGATGCGCCGCACCAGCAGCGCGGCGACCAGCGCCGCCACGGCCGTCAGCATGACGCCGATGTGGATCGCTTGCACGAGCGCGTCGCGGGCGGCGTCGAGCAGCGCGGGCGCATCGAGACCGGCGGCGCCCAGTTCGGCGAGCAGATGTTCGCGCAGCGCCTCATCGACGAGAATGCGCGGATCGGACAAGCGCGGCGACCATTGCGCCGACGCCGCCGCGCCCAGCACGCTGATCGTGCGCCCGACGACGCTCGCATAGTGATGCGCGACGATTGTCCCGACGATGCTCGTGCCCAGCATCCCGCCGACCATGCGCGTCGATTGCAGCAGCGCCGTGGTGATGCCGAAGCGCTCGCGGCCCGCGATTTCCTGCCCGAACACGTTCATGTTGTTCAGCACGAAGCCGAGCCCGATGCCGACCGCGGCCATCGGAATTTCGATCCAGAGATGCGGCGTCGAGGCGCGCGCGAACGCCAGCGCGATCGAGGCGAGCAACAGCAGCGTGAAGCCGATCGACAGAATGGTCACCGGGCGGCGCATGTGGATCACGATACGCGTGTTGATGAAGCTGCCGATGGCGATAAAAGCGGCGATCGGCGTCGCGAGCAGACCGGCTTCCTGCGGCGACAGCCCGAAGCCGCCCTGCAGCAAAAGCGGCGCAAAAAAGATCAGCGAGAACATGACGAAGCCCGCCAGAAACGACAGCGTGAACAGCGTGACGAGCTGCGAATCGCGGAAGATGTCGAGCGGGATGATCGGATGCGTCGCGCGCCGCTCGCAGATCAGCAGCGCCACCGCGCATACCGCGACGCCCGCGCCGAGCGCGAGATTGGCCGTCGTCGGGCCGTCCTTCGGCAGCGCCTCGATCAGCGCCTGAAAGCCGCCGAGCGCCAGCGCGACGAGCAGCGCGCCCGTCCAGTCGATCTTCACGCCACCCGCGCGCGGCCGGTGCAGGTTCGGCAGATGCGACCAGATGAAATACAGCGCCGCCGCGCCGACCGGCAGATTGACGAGGAAGGTCGAGCGCCAGCCCCAGTGCTGACTTATCCAGCC
This portion of the Caballeronia insecticola genome encodes:
- a CDS encoding MFS transporter; protein product: MSNADGIIASSTAEPIAEKRTKHRWVVMGLIFCIWAIACADRANFGIALPYLKKEYHITNTEAGLIVSLFSFAYGFVQIPVGLLFKRLGEKTTGFLFAVFMILTSVFTGLMGTTSSVFLLMAYRVGLGLSEGPLGIGCTNVINRWFPAQEKGTATGLWIAASKLGPLIVPSVCLIVIHLWGWREIFYVFAVPGILLAVVWMLVVTNSPGENRFCSPAERRYIADETTVRSSAGQTLARAQMTPMPRLDAINRTKHVPQLDTIRKVFGSWNIFGIALGYGCMIGISNIFISWIPTYLITVKGFASVKMGFLASAPFIGAVAGNMLGGIISDRLLGGRRKPMMMVGALGTMIMTFLLIDAPDSVGFLGAALILAGLMLGIGFAGYSAYPMGLATKATYPTAFGIVNSVGQIGGACAPLAVGFLLDSYSWTAVFLYMVGTALLCFLLLVSVVEPVTGENNRSTK
- a CDS encoding TetR/AcrR family transcriptional regulator yields the protein MTNGKPRSTYRHGDLRRALIDAGIELAREGGPDAIVLREATRRAGVVPNAAYRHFESRQALLSAVRSAALSRVAQAMEEELAALPRKRRRADAARAGLRAVGTGYLCFAQTETGLFRTAFAAPQAEWGEHEGSYGAGPGGLDPFQLLSRALDDMAETGALAVKRRPDAEYLAWSAVHGFALLVIEGPLQGLGRKQIEALAGRLLDMVENGL
- a CDS encoding YybH family protein, whose amino-acid sequence is MSEPNDRTQANADIARIRELIEAWRQAVLAKDVDALLKHYAPDVVVFDVVPPASVAGLAHYRENWQRWFDSMKGPLTFEMREVEVAASGDLAYAHSVNHVAVGEQEDIVRATVCFRKIDGDWRVVHEHASVPLMMDMDPDETS
- a CDS encoding VOC family protein — its product is MQVQPYLFFEGRCEEAITFYRENLGAQVVMMMRFKDNPDAGKQGGSEAASGCSLPAGSEEKIMHVAFTVGESMLMGSDGMCSGKPEFKGVSLSLTASDEQQAEKYFGALSNGGQVQMPMTQTFFAKRFGMVTDKFGVTWMVLGGAQHTPA
- the folE gene encoding GTP cyclohydrolase I FolE, whose amino-acid sequence is MSAPRKNHLSGSDIPADQADRPSREEAEAAVRVLLRWAGDDPNREGLLDTPARVVRAYEEFFAGYEQNPHDILARTFSEVQGYDEMIVLKDIRFESYCEHHMVPIIGRAHVAYLPNKRVVGISKLARLVDAFAKRLQIQEKMTAQIADTLNEVLQPIGVGVILEAAHQCMSTRGVHKAGVAMVTSRMLGSFRDDPSTRREFLSIVGNSNAFSVANT
- the epsC gene encoding serine O-acetyltransferase EpsC, whose protein sequence is MQNTPEFGATSPLEPTHDITRAPQEWGLARIVADLRQSREELHRTRHPLGIRELPSRDAILKIVNGLRSALFPTHYGAPDLTDESVDYYVGQTLESTLRLLHEQVRRALRFLPEHRDTSEADVSARAFAIAREFGAQLPAIRALLVSDIQAAFSGDPAAQHITEILLCYPGIWAMTHHRLAHALHKLGVPLLARFINEIAHSLTGIDIHPGATIGPSFFIDHGTGVVIGETAIIGQHVRVYQAVTLGAKSFPSTSDGALVKGNARHPIVEDDVVIYAGATILGRVTIGQGSVIGGNVWLTHSVPPGSNVSQGKVREGSGADAPGNGFGA
- a CDS encoding DUF3005 domain-containing protein; the encoded protein is MNNAEGNESQDKQKDRAADSPVKTPAAETAHINMSDAAKAAAGGEAHAGGNVLSETTKDGMHVGPQGRYERPPRGVDVANDDGPDDTVDADAKNIHARREAEMRAHDPDSVINSNATSVNNVPEPGDGLGGFDSRPARNGLLLALERGFRMIDRGMVAPTVPEVEDKVRFEGRDPHGHTLRGRKHFALNHLRPSRLFELERK
- a CDS encoding short chain dehydrogenase, whose protein sequence is MMKIAVIGATGTVGQAVCAELKLRHEVIEIGATRGAHRVDLRDLGSIKKLFDEIGRVDAIVATAGHVHFGELVKMTPEQFRIGLDDKLMGQVNLVLTARDYLNDGGSFTLTSGIVGAAPIRQGASAAAVNGAIEGFVRGAAIELPRGLRINVISPTMLEEARESFGPYFRGFEAASGARVALAYSRSVEGAETGRIYNVH
- a CDS encoding GNAT family N-acetyltransferase, with translation MQWIRDDYRVSTEIDEFDFDVVHRYLSEVAYWSPGVAREKVERAARHSLAFGLFLRDRQIGYARMITDSSTFGYLADVFVLPEHQGAGLGKWMIDCVMAHPDLQGLRRMMLVTSDAHGLYARHGFAASAHPERIMERVGKP
- a CDS encoding SMP-30/gluconolactonase/LRE family protein; this translates as MTSDSRRYPDPAVRVLDPRFNALRVAAASVECLYQGARWSEGPVWFGDGRYLLWSDIPNNRILRWDEESGQVGVFRKPSNNANGNTRDREGRLVTCEHLTRRVTRTEYDGTITVLADSYNGKPLNSPNDVVVKSDGSIWFTDPSFGIDGFYEGEKREAQLKPCVYRVDGQSGEITMMIDDFIGPNGLAFSPDEAVLYVVESRSVPRKIYAFDVLDGGRRLGEPRLVIDAGPGTPDGFRIDIHGNLWCGWGMGDAELDGVRVFTPQGEAIGHIDLPERCANVCFGGRHRNRLFMAASHGLYAIYVNTQGARGG